The following are encoded in a window of Sminthopsis crassicaudata isolate SCR6 chromosome 3, ASM4859323v1, whole genome shotgun sequence genomic DNA:
- the LOC141560378 gene encoding uncharacterized protein LOC141560378, whose translation MRRSGPRHRIFALYLENIQQPSDLRSQGHNIPVSSPRKERNAGGPWWMRHLGFDIPPKALALLLILINPPPRSASCAETTHRAPNRNSKVHPIFTNDSETSPKAVPNALTSTIRPPELCSEKAGPNHPEKFSAFKKLRSKVETALSPLSNSTPLDPVFRPRDTSTPKCVRKLAAEMLQEEWSYPENANPPSPIRTSAINIRPKVQPISNPDSSTIPECSYKDDSEMILGECSKQQKSTLSRLAKLITTQKRRGKVNPVFVIHSHSSQTTQGGHSG comes from the coding sequence ATGAGACGCTCAGGTCCCCGTCACCGTATTTTTgccttgtatttggaaaatattcaGCAACCCTCCGACCTCAGGAGCCAGGGGCACAATATTCCTGTGAGCTCACCAAGGAAGGAGAGGAACGCTGGGGGCCCTTGGTGGATGAGACATTTAGGCTTTGACATTCCTCCTAAGGCCCTGgctcttcttttgattttgattaatcCACCCCCTCGTTCTGCATCCTGTGCTGAAACAACACACAGAGCTCCAAACAGGAACAGCAAAGTCCATCCTATTTTCACAAATGATTCAGAAACTTCACCCAAGGCTGTCCCCAACGCCCTCACCTCCACCATCAGGCCTCCGGAATTATGCTCTGAAAAAGCCGGTCCCAACCACCCTGAAAAATTCAGTGCATTTAAGAAACTAAGATCTAAAGTGGAAACTGCCCTTAGCCCTCTCTCCAACAGTACCCCACTGGACCCTGTCTTTCGCCCTCGGGACACCAGTACACCAAAATGTGTTCGGAAACTTGCTGCAGAAATGCTCCAAGAAGAATGGTCTTATCCAGAAAATGCTAATCCCCCCAGCCCTATCAGAACCAGTGCCATTAATATAAGACCTAAAGTACAGCCTATCTCCAACCCTGACTCCAGCACTATTCCAGAGTGTAGCTACAAAGATGACTCAGAAATGATACTAGGAGAATGCTCCAAACAACAAAAATCCACCCTATCCCGCCTTGCCAAACTCATTACAACTCAAAAGAGGAGGGGTAAAGTGAACCCTGTCTTTGTCATCCACTCCCATTCCTCCCAAACAACCCAGGGAGGCCATTCTGGCTAA